A genome region from Thermococcus onnurineus NA1 includes the following:
- a CDS encoding TraB domain-containing protein, producing the protein MSYLRYVKLIGTMHVSPKSREEVISTILSEKPHAVAIELDRARFLAMKQNRELTLEESLRYGKKGLINYVLAKVEERLGEEFGMKPGEEMKAAISAAQTLGVPLYLIDEDINVILAKIAAAPSREKLLMALEALSVFLPVGVSGSSPDVMADYKVMMIQFRLRYPYLYRVLVEERNEVMARNLISIVNFLKAQGVKKPKVVAVVGLGHKPGIEHLLNSAKEKAFISSSWSYYQ; encoded by the coding sequence ATGAGCTACCTGCGCTACGTCAAGCTTATCGGAACCATGCATGTCTCCCCAAAGAGTAGAGAAGAGGTAATAAGTACCATCCTTTCTGAGAAACCTCACGCAGTTGCGATAGAGCTCGACAGGGCACGTTTCCTGGCTATGAAGCAGAACAGAGAGCTAACGCTGGAGGAATCCCTCCGTTATGGAAAGAAAGGGCTTATAAACTACGTTCTGGCTAAGGTCGAGGAGAGGCTTGGGGAAGAGTTCGGCATGAAGCCGGGAGAGGAAATGAAGGCAGCTATAAGTGCTGCCCAAACCCTCGGCGTCCCGTTATACCTCATCGACGAGGACATCAACGTCATCTTAGCGAAGATAGCCGCGGCCCCATCGCGCGAGAAGCTCCTGATGGCGCTTGAGGCTTTGAGCGTCTTTTTGCCTGTTGGGGTCTCTGGGAGCTCTCCCGATGTTATGGCAGACTACAAAGTTATGATGATACAGTTCAGGTTGCGTTACCCCTATCTCTACCGCGTTCTTGTGGAAGAGCGCAACGAGGTCATGGCGAGGAACCTAATCTCAATCGTCAACTTCCTGAAGGCTCAAGGCGTTAAGAAGCCGAAGGTTGTGGCGGTGGTTGGCCTTGGCCACAAACCTGGCATTGAACACTTGCTAAACTCTGCAAAGGAAAAAGCATTTATATCTTCAAGTTGGAGCTACTACCAGTGA
- a CDS encoding FecCD family ABC transporter permease, with protein MDYEGYVAKKLLVGLSLFLILVLVSLYSLTHGAYSLTIGEMMNALLGGGSGSAHLVVWNIRLPRIVAAILVGASLAIAGAVMQGFLRNPLATPFTIGVSHGAMFGASLAILLGAGYAESSGRISLSNPYAVVIFAFLGAVSATAVILALAKLKGLSPEAIILAGVAMSSLFVALTTLVQYFADELQLAAMVYWSFGDLGRATWREDGIMFAVFIPVFLYFVIKRWDLNASAMGDDVAKSVGVEVERVRLISTFLAALITAISVAFVGVIGFVGLIAPHAIRLIVGGDYRFLIPLSALTGALLLLAADTVARLAFSPMILPVGVVTSFLGAPTFIYLLIRMEGRR; from the coding sequence ATGGACTACGAGGGTTATGTCGCCAAAAAGCTGCTCGTTGGCCTTTCCCTCTTTCTCATTCTCGTCCTGGTTAGCCTGTACTCCCTCACCCATGGTGCCTACAGCCTCACGATTGGAGAGATGATGAATGCTCTTCTCGGTGGTGGGAGCGGGAGCGCCCATCTCGTCGTCTGGAACATCCGCCTGCCGAGAATCGTTGCTGCTATTCTTGTAGGGGCTTCTCTGGCCATAGCCGGAGCGGTCATGCAGGGCTTCCTCAGGAACCCTCTCGCCACTCCGTTCACGATAGGCGTTTCACACGGGGCGATGTTTGGCGCCTCTCTGGCGATACTCCTAGGAGCGGGCTACGCGGAAAGCTCGGGCAGGATTTCGCTCAGCAATCCATACGCGGTGGTTATCTTCGCCTTTCTCGGGGCGGTAAGTGCTACCGCGGTTATCCTTGCCCTCGCCAAACTCAAAGGCCTCAGTCCCGAGGCCATAATTCTTGCCGGGGTGGCAATGAGCTCCCTCTTTGTGGCCCTAACGACACTCGTCCAATACTTCGCCGACGAGCTCCAGCTGGCTGCAATGGTCTACTGGAGCTTCGGCGATCTTGGCAGGGCGACGTGGAGGGAAGACGGAATAATGTTTGCCGTTTTCATTCCGGTTTTCCTATACTTCGTTATCAAGCGCTGGGACCTTAACGCCTCGGCGATGGGAGATGATGTTGCAAAGTCGGTCGGTGTAGAGGTCGAGAGGGTCAGACTTATCTCGACGTTTTTGGCTGCACTGATAACAGCAATCAGCGTGGCCTTCGTTGGGGTAATAGGCTTCGTCGGCTTAATAGCTCCCCACGCAATCAGGCTCATCGTCGGCGGTGACTACCGCTTCCTCATTCCCCTTTCTGCCCTAACCGGGGCTCTGCTCCTCCTCGCGGCGGATACAGTTGCGAGGCTGGCTTTCTCACCGATGATCCTGCCCGTTGGCGTTGTAACCTCCTTCCTCGGTGCGCCGACATTCATATACCTCCTCATAAGGATGGAGGGGCGGCGATGA
- a CDS encoding ABC transporter ATP-binding protein, translated as MKAVKVRNLRFTYNGSEVLRGIDLEVEEGEFIVILGPNGAGKSTLLRCIAGILHCEGVEVLERPIESYPRNELARVLAYVPQRCEPGFMTVFDTVLLGRRPYMGLRPSKRDIEVVRKTLEKLGISHLALKPTNRLSGGELQKVSIARALAQEPRILMMDEPTNNLDLKSQLEVMEIARDFALSGGTSIVVMHDVNLALRFAERFVFMKNGEIIADGGRKILKPELFEEVYGVKVEVEEIRGIPVIVSLSHLGFSEEFK; from the coding sequence ATGAAGGCAGTAAAAGTCAGAAACCTGCGCTTCACCTACAACGGCTCCGAGGTGCTGAGGGGAATAGACCTCGAGGTCGAGGAGGGCGAGTTCATAGTAATCCTCGGACCGAACGGCGCTGGAAAGAGCACGCTCCTGAGATGCATCGCAGGAATCCTTCACTGTGAGGGTGTTGAGGTTCTGGAGAGACCCATCGAGAGCTATCCCAGAAACGAGCTCGCGAGGGTTTTAGCATATGTTCCTCAGAGATGTGAACCTGGCTTTATGACTGTCTTTGACACGGTTCTCCTCGGCAGGAGGCCTTACATGGGGCTACGGCCCTCGAAGAGGGATATTGAGGTTGTTAGGAAAACCCTCGAAAAGCTCGGTATATCTCACCTCGCCCTGAAGCCGACCAACAGACTGAGCGGCGGTGAGCTGCAGAAGGTCAGTATAGCGAGAGCGTTAGCCCAGGAGCCGAGAATCCTCATGATGGACGAGCCCACCAACAACCTCGACCTGAAGAGCCAGCTCGAGGTGATGGAGATAGCCCGGGATTTCGCGCTCTCGGGAGGAACTTCTATAGTCGTTATGCACGACGTCAACTTAGCCCTTCGCTTCGCCGAGCGCTTCGTCTTCATGAAGAATGGAGAAATAATAGCCGACGGTGGGAGGAAAATCCTCAAGCCAGAGCTTTTCGAAGAGGTCTACGGCGTAAAAGTTGAGGTGGAAGAAATAAGGGGAATTCCAGTGATCGTTTCCCTTTCACATCTCGGCTTCTCCGAGGAATTCAAGTAA
- a CDS encoding ribonuclease Z, with protein sequence MLEVIFLGTGGIMPNRERNVPAIALRYKGEIILFDVGEGTMRQMSTAKLSPMKVEKIFITHFHGDHYLGLAALIQTMNLWNREKPLHIYGPKYTFRFIQNFLNSGFFRPGFDIHVHEIGEVRLKFGDYEIWSFKVEHGIPALGYVFKEKDKRGKFLPEKLAEYGLSEGPILGKLEKQGQIEWNGRIIRLEDVTGPRRKGVKVVYTGDTEPCERTRLFAENADLLIHEATYLRPEDRGDSYHTTVGEACEIAKKAKVKLLALFHRAFRYTYDEYMAKARELCDVPFVIPKDFDVLTFKSGRWEMRNLLEDWQ encoded by the coding sequence ATGCTTGAAGTGATATTCCTTGGCACCGGTGGTATAATGCCTAACCGCGAGAGGAACGTCCCGGCCATAGCGCTCCGCTACAAAGGTGAGATTATCCTCTTCGATGTTGGAGAAGGCACGATGAGGCAGATGAGCACTGCCAAGCTCAGCCCCATGAAAGTCGAGAAGATATTCATCACGCACTTCCACGGCGACCACTACCTCGGCTTGGCCGCGCTAATCCAGACCATGAACCTTTGGAACAGGGAAAAGCCTCTCCACATCTACGGACCCAAGTACACCTTCCGGTTCATCCAGAATTTTCTCAACAGCGGCTTCTTCAGGCCAGGCTTTGATATACACGTCCATGAGATAGGTGAGGTAAGGCTCAAGTTTGGTGATTACGAAATCTGGAGCTTCAAAGTTGAGCACGGAATTCCTGCTCTGGGCTATGTCTTCAAGGAAAAGGATAAGCGTGGGAAGTTCCTCCCCGAGAAGCTCGCAGAATACGGCCTGAGCGAGGGGCCAATTCTGGGGAAGCTTGAGAAGCAGGGTCAAATCGAGTGGAACGGTCGAATAATCCGCCTGGAGGACGTGACCGGACCGAGGAGGAAGGGTGTTAAGGTGGTTTACACCGGCGATACCGAGCCGTGCGAGAGGACGAGGCTCTTCGCCGAGAACGCTGACCTGCTCATCCACGAGGCGACCTATCTGAGGCCGGAGGATAGAGGGGACAGTTACCACACCACCGTTGGGGAGGCCTGTGAGATAGCCAAAAAGGCCAAGGTTAAACTTTTGGCGTTGTTCCACAGAGCGTTCCGTTATACTTATGACGAATACATGGCAAAGGCCAGAGAATTGTGCGATGTCCCCTTTGTTATCCCTAAGGACTTCGACGTTCTGACTTTCAAATCCGGACGCTGGGAGATGAGAAACCTTCTGGAGGATTGGCAATGA
- a CDS encoding zinc ribbon domain-containing protein, whose amino-acid sequence MEHRHLKCPLCGGTDFKVEEGKLDSKWGFTAHKVKIVICKNCGYVMMFYKGRTIWDFD is encoded by the coding sequence ATGGAACACAGGCACCTTAAATGTCCCCTCTGCGGAGGGACAGATTTCAAAGTTGAGGAAGGAAAGCTCGACAGCAAGTGGGGCTTTACTGCCCATAAGGTCAAGATAGTCATCTGCAAGAACTGCGGCTATGTGATGATGTTCTACAAGGGAAGGACCATCTGGGACTTCGACTGA
- a CDS encoding iron ABC transporter substrate-binding protein — translation MRKALALLLVLLVVSVSGCIGTTENPTNTATTETSSAYVTVTDLLGRTVEVPAQVTKVVAAGPGALRLMVYLNASGMVIGVEDFEKRYNYGRPYIIAHPELKELPTIGPGGPGKLPDLEALVKLKPDVIFITYVDAKTADDIQEKTGVPVVVLSYGQLATFDDEELFKSLELAGKILGKEKRAEEVINFVKSIQDDLMKRTENVESPAVYVGGIGYKGAHGIESTEAKYPPFVVVHAKNVADELGDGHKFIDKEQLLEWNPDYIFIDEGGLKLVLDDYQKDPDFYNSLKAVREGNVYGILPYNFYTTNIGTALADAYFIGKVLYPERFEDIDPVEKADEIYTFLLGKPVYSVMAEQFGGFGKIDLANGTVKYSLPTSP, via the coding sequence ATGAGGAAGGCTCTGGCTCTACTTCTCGTTCTGCTGGTTGTCTCTGTAAGCGGGTGCATAGGCACGACGGAAAATCCAACCAATACTGCAACCACAGAGACCAGTTCGGCTTACGTAACTGTGACGGATCTGCTCGGAAGAACCGTTGAGGTTCCGGCTCAGGTCACCAAGGTTGTAGCCGCTGGACCCGGAGCTTTGAGGCTGATGGTCTATCTCAACGCTAGCGGCATGGTGATTGGAGTCGAGGACTTCGAGAAGCGCTACAACTACGGCAGGCCCTACATAATAGCCCATCCCGAGCTCAAGGAGCTGCCCACCATAGGGCCAGGCGGCCCCGGAAAGCTTCCCGATTTGGAAGCACTGGTTAAGCTCAAACCGGACGTGATATTCATCACCTACGTTGACGCCAAGACCGCTGACGACATCCAAGAGAAGACAGGCGTCCCAGTTGTAGTCCTCAGCTACGGCCAGTTGGCTACCTTCGACGACGAGGAGCTCTTTAAGTCCCTCGAGCTGGCAGGTAAAATCCTCGGAAAGGAGAAGCGCGCGGAGGAGGTTATAAACTTTGTCAAATCCATCCAGGACGACCTCATGAAGCGCACCGAGAACGTTGAGAGTCCAGCTGTTTACGTCGGTGGAATAGGCTACAAGGGAGCACACGGCATAGAGAGCACCGAGGCCAAATATCCACCTTTTGTGGTTGTTCACGCCAAGAACGTCGCTGATGAGCTCGGTGACGGGCACAAGTTCATTGATAAGGAGCAGCTCCTTGAGTGGAACCCAGACTACATCTTCATCGATGAGGGCGGCCTTAAGCTCGTCCTCGATGACTACCAGAAAGACCCGGACTTCTACAACTCCCTCAAGGCTGTCAGAGAGGGCAACGTCTACGGAATCCTCCCGTACAACTTCTACACCACCAACATCGGAACCGCTTTAGCGGACGCCTACTTCATCGGAAAAGTCCTCTATCCAGAGCGCTTTGAAGACATAGACCCCGTCGAGAAGGCCGACGAGATATACACCTTCCTCCTCGGGAAGCCCGTCTACAGCGTCATGGCCGAGCAGTTCGGTGGTTTCGGAAAGATCGACCTCGCCAACGGAACCGTTAAGTACTCACTGCCTACTTCACCGTGA
- a CDS encoding tetratricopeptide repeat protein, which translates to MEEILKAIEEKDCKKVASLLYYKVDELSDEELKEALERAEKLALECKDPELYKLIVYYFHALLDVDKIHEFENLAEEMDTFEAKFNLADLYYLIGELEKSLDLYRALLEEETAKGNRENVAKVYYNMALIHEEIQEYEKALELLEKAKEVYEELGKEEEVLHVEVYRAYVIFEAGEPYRAKALLAKVIPKAVNNSRLLAEIHLAFEEIFEEDENYEAALQECLYAAMSAKGTEYQDVAFDSLIDVIWQLMLDDEFEMVYLHMDMFANAMPELADFFEAIKAIALYKDGKIEAEEASKVIEKVKDRRLLDLLEFLGEAEM; encoded by the coding sequence ATGGAAGAAATTCTGAAGGCTATCGAGGAGAAGGACTGCAAAAAGGTGGCAAGCCTTCTCTACTACAAGGTCGATGAGCTCTCGGACGAGGAGCTAAAAGAGGCTCTCGAGAGGGCCGAGAAGCTGGCCCTCGAGTGTAAGGATCCGGAACTGTACAAGCTCATCGTTTACTACTTCCATGCACTTCTCGACGTGGACAAGATACACGAGTTCGAAAATCTGGCGGAGGAGATGGATACCTTCGAGGCAAAGTTCAACCTGGCCGACCTCTACTACCTCATCGGAGAGCTGGAGAAGAGCCTCGACCTCTACCGCGCTCTTCTCGAGGAGGAAACCGCGAAGGGCAACAGGGAGAACGTGGCGAAGGTGTACTACAACATGGCCCTCATTCACGAAGAGATACAGGAGTACGAGAAGGCCCTCGAACTGCTGGAGAAAGCCAAGGAGGTCTACGAAGAGCTAGGAAAGGAGGAGGAAGTCCTCCACGTCGAGGTCTACAGGGCATACGTCATATTCGAAGCCGGCGAGCCTTACAGGGCCAAGGCTCTGCTGGCTAAAGTTATTCCCAAGGCCGTGAACAACAGCAGACTGCTGGCAGAGATACACCTTGCCTTCGAGGAGATATTCGAGGAAGACGAGAACTACGAGGCGGCACTGCAGGAGTGCCTCTACGCGGCGATGAGCGCCAAAGGAACTGAGTACCAAGACGTCGCCTTTGACTCGCTCATAGACGTCATCTGGCAACTCATGCTTGACGACGAGTTCGAGATGGTATACCTTCACATGGATATGTTCGCCAACGCAATGCCCGAGCTGGCGGACTTCTTCGAGGCCATAAAGGCAATAGCCCTCTACAAGGACGGCAAGATTGAGGCGGAGGAAGCCAGCAAAGTCATCGAGAAAGTCAAAGACAGAAGGCTACTTGACTTACTTGAATTCCTCGGAGAAGCCGAGATGTGA
- a CDS encoding FmdE family protein, protein MLALNRLVEERDAEKILEYAREFHGHVCPYLALGIRASLIAMEELGVGRLDYSGSVDESILAIVEVNSCFTDGVQVATGCTLGNNSMIYIDLGKTALTLVKRSTWEGVRVYTDAEKLRKYYPSGTTELFNKVVKERKGTPEERKRLWGLWESIAKTMLYLPKEEFKIERVKVPPIEQAPIVESIRCSRCGELVMSTRIVYINEEPLCMRCANEKYHAIIGRGIVDVNSFRGC, encoded by the coding sequence ATGCTCGCGCTCAACCGTCTCGTGGAGGAGAGGGACGCGGAGAAAATCCTTGAATACGCCCGCGAGTTCCATGGCCATGTTTGTCCATACCTAGCCCTCGGAATAAGGGCTTCACTGATAGCAATGGAGGAACTAGGTGTCGGAAGGCTTGACTATTCTGGAAGCGTCGATGAGTCCATTCTTGCCATAGTCGAGGTCAACAGCTGCTTTACTGACGGCGTCCAGGTAGCTACAGGCTGCACGCTGGGAAATAACTCCATGATATACATCGATCTCGGCAAGACAGCCCTGACTCTCGTCAAACGCTCCACATGGGAGGGCGTTAGGGTCTACACCGATGCTGAGAAGCTGAGGAAGTACTACCCTTCGGGCACAACCGAGCTCTTCAATAAGGTCGTTAAGGAACGGAAAGGAACCCCTGAAGAGCGGAAGCGCCTCTGGGGGCTCTGGGAATCGATTGCTAAGACCATGCTTTACCTGCCAAAAGAAGAGTTCAAAATCGAGCGCGTCAAGGTTCCGCCAATCGAACAGGCGCCAATAGTTGAGAGCATCCGCTGCTCTCGCTGTGGCGAGCTGGTCATGTCCACGAGGATCGTTTACATCAACGAGGAGCCTCTCTGCATGAGATGCGCTAATGAGAAGTATCACGCCATCATCGGCAGAGGCATAGTCGATGTCAACAGCTTTAGGGGGTGCTGA